From a region of the Brevibacterium siliguriense genome:
- a CDS encoding tyrosine-protein phosphatase has protein sequence MSLDRLEIEGTFNFRDLGGPATEAGDRRVRSGKVFRADGLAQLSDRARADIDGLGIGTVIDLRDIGERAKLPDALDGLDVRHIELPVFDDHFFPSRPMSREEMKAAAEATGMDLSDRSLSRIYELMITHFGHRLAAAVDLIAEHCTDGVVFHCSAGKDRTGVIGAFLLDLLGVGRQEIVDEYAITSTHLSGGFLEAITRNFSDAGISGNLAQTATAAPPELMHEILDRIEAEHGAASAKDDREPGESRPTCSPTGWIRRRPNACVNASLNPPRTEGEPGREVH, from the coding sequence ATGAGTCTGGACAGGCTCGAGATCGAAGGCACCTTCAACTTCCGCGACCTCGGAGGACCTGCCACCGAGGCGGGTGACCGCAGAGTGCGATCCGGGAAGGTCTTCCGCGCCGACGGTCTGGCGCAGCTGAGCGATCGGGCCCGCGCCGACATCGACGGCCTCGGGATCGGCACCGTCATCGATCTGCGCGATATCGGCGAACGGGCGAAGCTGCCCGATGCGCTCGACGGTCTCGACGTCCGTCATATCGAGCTGCCCGTCTTCGACGACCATTTCTTCCCCAGCCGACCGATGAGCAGGGAGGAGATGAAGGCCGCCGCCGAGGCGACCGGGATGGACCTCAGCGACCGCAGCCTCAGCCGCATCTACGAACTCATGATCACGCACTTCGGCCACCGGCTGGCCGCCGCCGTCGATCTGATCGCCGAACACTGCACCGACGGCGTGGTCTTCCACTGCTCTGCCGGGAAGGATCGCACCGGCGTGATCGGAGCATTCCTGCTCGACCTCCTCGGCGTGGGAAGGCAGGAGATCGTCGACGAATACGCGATCACCTCCACTCATCTGTCCGGTGGATTCCTCGAGGCGATCACCCGGAACTTCTCCGATGCCGGGATCTCCGGCAATCTCGCCCAGACCGCCACCGCCGCCCCTCCCGAACTCATGCACGAGATCCTCGATCGGATCGAGGCCGAGCACGGGGCCGCCTCGGCGAAGGACGACAGGGAACCCGGGGAGTCGAGGCCTACCTGCTCGCCCACGGGATGGATCCGGCGACGCCCGAACGCCTGCGTCAATGCCTCCTTGAATCCGCCTCGGACTGAGGGTGAGCCGGGCCGCGAGGTGCATTAA
- a CDS encoding arylsulfotransferase family protein, with the protein MAMKGTVFAGLAAAALLLTGCTADADKDIAVAERWDFHSRPELAPPKVDIDSGSFPDDNGDLKTFLAPKGQTAADDKSWVGGLILDSTGDPMWIRDDSEQLWDLRVQEYQGKPVLTWWEGLADTPHTAGEVVVLDDSYQEIARVGMGGELPKDTSDLHETTITADGTMFLISYVKTQTDLSSVGGDKDGWAWEGIVQEVDIDTGDPLFEWHSLDAVPVDQSEAALKDGEGTKDEPFDYIHLNSVSEDDDGSALLVSARNTHAVYQLDRKSAELNWVLGGKASDFEMGDGAQFAWQHDAQRRPDGTLTMFDNHAAPRLGDTRGLRLDVDEKKKRAEVVTEYPAPDDRSSGSQGNFQELANGNVVLGWGSEPYVSEFSKDGKLLADLTFIGGSNYRAYRFDWHAQPTAPPTATMSHPQADITRVHMSWNGATEVASWRVLSGDDEEHLTENTEVERTGFETAADIRPNGSTIVVEALDADGKSLGSTRAVPQNR; encoded by the coding sequence ATGGCCATGAAGGGAACCGTCTTTGCAGGATTGGCCGCAGCGGCGCTCCTGCTCACAGGGTGCACGGCCGATGCCGATAAGGACATCGCCGTCGCCGAACGGTGGGACTTCCATTCCCGCCCCGAGCTCGCACCGCCGAAGGTCGATATCGATTCCGGGTCCTTCCCCGACGACAACGGAGACCTCAAGACGTTCCTCGCTCCGAAGGGGCAGACGGCAGCCGACGACAAGTCCTGGGTCGGCGGCCTCATCCTCGACTCGACCGGGGACCCGATGTGGATTCGCGACGATTCCGAGCAGCTGTGGGATCTGCGCGTCCAGGAATATCAGGGCAAGCCGGTGCTCACGTGGTGGGAGGGTCTGGCTGATACGCCGCACACCGCCGGTGAGGTCGTCGTCCTCGATGACTCGTATCAGGAGATCGCCCGTGTCGGCATGGGCGGAGAGCTGCCCAAGGACACCTCCGACCTCCACGAGACGACGATCACTGCCGATGGCACCATGTTCCTCATCTCCTATGTGAAGACGCAGACGGATCTCAGCTCCGTCGGCGGAGACAAGGACGGCTGGGCCTGGGAGGGAATCGTCCAGGAGGTCGACATCGACACCGGCGATCCGCTGTTCGAGTGGCATTCCCTCGATGCGGTCCCCGTCGACCAGTCCGAGGCCGCGCTCAAGGACGGGGAGGGCACGAAGGACGAGCCCTTCGACTACATCCATCTCAACTCCGTGTCCGAGGACGATGACGGCAGCGCTCTCCTCGTTTCGGCTCGCAACACCCATGCGGTCTACCAGCTCGACCGGAAGAGCGCCGAGCTCAACTGGGTCTTGGGCGGCAAGGCCTCGGACTTCGAGATGGGCGATGGCGCGCAGTTCGCGTGGCAGCACGATGCTCAGCGCCGACCCGATGGAACGCTGACCATGTTCGACAATCACGCCGCGCCCCGTCTCGGTGACACCCGCGGACTGCGCCTCGACGTCGATGAGAAGAAGAAACGCGCCGAGGTGGTCACGGAGTACCCCGCCCCCGACGACCGTTCTTCGGGCAGTCAGGGGAACTTCCAGGAGCTGGCGAACGGCAATGTCGTCCTCGGCTGGGGTTCGGAACCCTATGTCTCGGAATTCTCCAAGGACGGGAAGCTGCTCGCCGATCTCACCTTCATCGGCGGATCGAACTACCGGGCGTACCGTTTCGACTGGCATGCCCAGCCGACCGCTCCGCCGACCGCGACGATGTCGCACCCGCAGGCCGACATCACTCGCGTGCATATGAGTTGGAACGGTGCCACCGAGGTGGCTTCGTGGAGGGTGCTCAGCGGAGACGACGAGGAGCATCTGACCGAGAACACCGAAGTCGAGCGCACCGGTTTCGAAACTGCGGCGGACATCAGGCCGAACGGGTCGACGATCGTCGTCGAAGCTCTCGACGCAGACGGCAAGTCACTCGGGTCGACCAGAGCAGTCCCTCAGAACAGATAG
- the mfd gene encoding transcription-repair coupling factor has translation MLNGLDLTRRNPTITELVAAFNDANTDGGTIDAIKGLWPSILRRTVTTDGAASAPQLIVTATTRETEDLAQALADWVPSASIAIFPSWETLPHEKLSPRSDTVGQRLEVLRRLAHPTPGRELTFIIAPVRAFLQPLAKGLGDIEPVELAVGDEFEIDDLAERLTELAYSRVDMVSRRGEFAVRGGIVDIFPATSERALRVEFFGDEVDEIREFSVSDQRSIPAEDSEEPLHLAAPPCRELLLTDSVRKRAADLAEDVPSAADMLDKIAGGVAVEGMESLTAVLADGMEPIIALLPPESKIIITEPERVEARAADLVETTNEFLEAAWTGAAGGGETPIDLSAASFRTVSEMEEGARLIGLAWWEIGGFAADEELAGPEENIFSVPARIPKGYAGDVEAILADVKGLIHDKWRILVLTEGQGPGRRMVEVFSEAGVPASFVDDPTDLPEALVTVTTAASFGGFVFEDLKLAVLTEADVLGRAAATSTRDMRKLPTRRRRNQVDPLNLAPGDYVVHDQHGVGRFVEMTQRTTGKGANKHTREYLIIEYAPAKRGQPGDRLYVPSDALDQVTRYVGGESPSLNKMGGADWQTTKAKARKAVKEIAGELIRLYSARQATVGHAFGPDTPWQRELEDAFHYVETADQLTTIDEVKSDMEKTVPMDRLICGDVGYGKTEIAVRAAFKAIQEGKQVAVLVPTTLLVQQHYETFAERYSGFPVTIGALSRFQTKQESEKVKEDLADGKLDLVIGTHRLLSGEVRFKELGLVIIDEEQRFGVEHKETLKALRTNVDVLAMSATPIPRTLEMAVTGIREMSTLATPPEERHPVLTYVGKREDKQIKAAIRRELMREGQVFYIHNRVRDIEAVAGHIAEMVPEARIAIAHGKMNETRLEQVIVDFWEKKYDVLVCTTIVETGIDIANANTLIIDNADRYGLSQLHQLRGRVGRGRERAYAYFLYPADTQLTETAHDRLTTLAAHTELGAGMQVAMKDLEIRGAGNLLGGQQSGHIEGVGFDLYVRLVGEAVAKFRGEETEPEADMRIELPVDAHLPADYVDHERLRLEAYRKLAAATDEAQLQEVLDELTDRYGPYPEPVGVLADVARLRIRARSSGVNDIVMQGNFIRFGPVELSDSQVVRLKRLYPKSLLKPALRSVLVPKPMAGSGFDSKEMTDSDILRWAHQFLDAILPVIESEATEVREAGAATNG, from the coding sequence GTGCTCAACGGACTTGATCTCACCCGCCGGAATCCCACCATCACCGAACTCGTCGCGGCCTTCAATGACGCGAACACCGACGGTGGCACGATCGACGCGATCAAGGGACTGTGGCCGTCGATCCTGCGCCGGACCGTCACCACCGACGGGGCCGCCTCGGCGCCTCAGCTCATCGTCACCGCCACTACACGTGAAACCGAAGATCTCGCTCAAGCACTCGCCGACTGGGTGCCGTCGGCGTCGATCGCGATCTTCCCCAGCTGGGAGACCCTGCCGCACGAGAAGCTGTCGCCGCGGTCGGACACCGTCGGTCAGCGCCTCGAGGTGCTGCGCCGTCTGGCCCACCCCACTCCCGGTCGGGAACTGACCTTCATCATCGCGCCCGTGCGCGCCTTCCTCCAGCCGTTGGCCAAGGGGCTTGGCGACATCGAACCGGTCGAACTGGCCGTCGGCGACGAATTCGAGATCGATGACCTGGCCGAACGGCTTACCGAACTCGCGTACTCCCGCGTCGACATGGTCTCCAGGCGCGGCGAATTCGCTGTGCGCGGCGGAATCGTCGATATCTTCCCGGCAACGTCCGAGCGGGCGCTGCGTGTGGAGTTCTTCGGCGACGAAGTCGACGAGATCCGCGAATTCTCCGTCAGCGACCAACGGTCCATCCCCGCCGAAGACAGTGAAGAACCCCTGCACCTGGCGGCACCGCCGTGCCGGGAGCTGCTCCTGACCGATTCCGTGCGGAAGCGAGCCGCTGACCTCGCCGAGGATGTGCCCAGCGCCGCCGATATGCTCGACAAGATCGCCGGCGGCGTCGCCGTCGAGGGCATGGAATCGCTCACCGCCGTCCTCGCCGACGGTATGGAGCCGATCATCGCTCTGCTGCCGCCTGAGTCGAAGATCATCATCACCGAACCCGAACGCGTCGAGGCCCGTGCTGCAGACCTCGTGGAGACGACGAACGAATTCCTCGAAGCCGCATGGACCGGAGCCGCCGGTGGGGGAGAGACCCCGATCGACCTGTCGGCCGCAAGCTTCCGCACCGTGTCCGAGATGGAGGAGGGAGCTCGCCTCATCGGCCTGGCCTGGTGGGAAATCGGCGGATTCGCCGCCGACGAGGAGCTCGCCGGGCCCGAGGAGAACATCTTCTCCGTTCCGGCCCGCATCCCGAAGGGCTATGCCGGCGACGTCGAAGCGATCCTCGCCGACGTCAAAGGACTCATCCACGACAAGTGGCGCATCCTCGTGCTCACCGAAGGTCAGGGACCGGGCCGACGCATGGTCGAGGTGTTCTCCGAAGCCGGAGTGCCCGCATCCTTCGTCGATGACCCCACCGATCTGCCCGAAGCCCTGGTGACCGTGACGACGGCCGCCTCCTTCGGAGGGTTCGTCTTCGAGGATCTCAAACTCGCCGTGCTCACCGAGGCCGATGTGCTCGGTCGGGCGGCGGCTACCTCGACGCGGGATATGCGCAAGCTGCCCACCCGACGTCGGCGCAACCAGGTCGACCCGCTCAACCTGGCACCCGGCGACTACGTCGTCCACGACCAGCACGGTGTCGGACGCTTCGTCGAGATGACGCAGCGGACGACGGGCAAGGGTGCGAACAAGCACACCCGCGAATACCTCATCATCGAATACGCGCCAGCCAAACGCGGACAGCCCGGCGACCGCCTCTACGTCCCCAGCGATGCGCTCGACCAGGTCACCCGCTACGTCGGCGGGGAGAGCCCGAGCCTCAATAAGATGGGCGGCGCCGACTGGCAGACGACGAAGGCGAAGGCTCGCAAGGCCGTCAAGGAGATCGCCGGGGAGCTCATCCGCCTGTATTCGGCTCGACAGGCCACCGTCGGCCATGCCTTCGGACCGGACACCCCCTGGCAACGCGAACTCGAAGACGCCTTCCACTATGTGGAGACCGCCGATCAGCTGACCACCATCGACGAGGTCAAATCGGACATGGAGAAGACTGTGCCGATGGACCGTCTGATCTGCGGCGACGTGGGTTACGGGAAGACGGAGATTGCGGTCCGTGCCGCGTTCAAGGCGATCCAGGAGGGCAAACAGGTCGCCGTGCTCGTACCGACGACTCTGCTCGTCCAACAGCACTATGAGACCTTCGCCGAACGCTACTCGGGATTCCCCGTCACCATCGGCGCCCTCTCCCGGTTCCAGACCAAACAGGAATCCGAGAAGGTCAAGGAGGACCTGGCCGACGGCAAGCTCGACCTCGTCATCGGCACCCACCGACTGCTCAGCGGCGAAGTGCGGTTCAAGGAACTCGGACTCGTCATCATCGACGAGGAGCAGCGCTTCGGCGTCGAACACAAGGAGACGCTCAAGGCGCTGCGGACGAACGTCGACGTCCTCGCCATGTCCGCAACCCCGATCCCGCGCACCTTGGAGATGGCCGTGACCGGCATCCGCGAGATGTCGACCCTGGCCACACCGCCGGAAGAGCGCCACCCGGTGCTGACGTATGTGGGCAAGCGCGAAGACAAGCAGATCAAGGCCGCGATCCGACGTGAGCTCATGCGCGAAGGTCAGGTCTTCTACATCCACAACCGGGTTCGCGATATCGAAGCCGTCGCCGGCCATATCGCCGAAATGGTGCCCGAGGCTCGGATCGCCATCGCCCACGGCAAGATGAACGAAACCCGACTCGAACAGGTCATCGTCGACTTCTGGGAGAAGAAGTACGACGTGCTCGTGTGCACGACGATCGTCGAGACCGGAATCGACATCGCCAATGCGAACACCCTCATCATCGACAACGCCGACCGGTACGGACTCTCCCAGCTCCACCAGCTGCGCGGACGCGTGGGACGTGGACGCGAACGCGCCTACGCCTACTTCCTCTACCCGGCGGACACTCAGCTGACCGAGACTGCACACGACCGGCTGACGACCCTGGCCGCGCACACCGAACTGGGTGCCGGAATGCAGGTGGCGATGAAGGACCTCGAGATCCGCGGAGCCGGCAATCTGCTCGGCGGTCAGCAGTCCGGACATATCGAAGGCGTCGGCTTCGACCTCTACGTCCGGCTCGTCGGTGAGGCCGTGGCGAAGTTCCGCGGTGAGGAGACCGAACCCGAGGCGGACATGCGCATCGAACTGCCGGTCGACGCCCACCTGCCTGCCGACTACGTCGACCACGAACGGCTGCGTCTCGAGGCCTACCGGAAGCTTGCCGCGGCGACCGATGAAGCACAGCTGCAGGAAGTCCTCGATGAACTCACCGATCGCTACGGTCCCTATCCGGAACCCGTCGGCGTTCTCGCTGACGTCGCCCGGCTGCGCATCCGCGCCCGTTCCTCCGGGGTCAATGACATCGTCATGCAGGGCAACTTCATCCGGTTCGGACCCGTCGAACTCTCCGACTCCCAGGTGGTCAGGCTCAAACGCCTGTACCCGAAATCGCTGCTCAAACCGGCTCTGCGCTCGGTCCTCGTCCCCAAACCGATGGCAGGCAGCGGATTCGACTCCAAGGAGATGACCGATTCGGACATCCTGCGGTGGGCGCACCAGTTCCTCGACGCCATCCTGCCGGTCATCGAATCCGAAGCCACAGAGGTCAGGGAAGCCGGTGCGGCGACGAACGGTTGA
- the eno gene encoding phosphopyruvate hydratase: MAEIVAANAREILDSRGNPTVEVEVLLADESVGRAGVPSGASTGEFEAVELRDGDPERYLGKGVTQAVDAVVDEIHEVIVGLESDDQRLVDQALIELDGTDNKSRLGANAMLGTSLAVARAAAVSADLPLYRYLGGPNAHVMPVPMMNILNGGSHADSNVDIQEFMIAPIGAASFHEALQWSVEVYHALKGVLKERGLSTGLGDEGGFAPNLDSNAAALDLICEAIDIAGHRPGRDIAVALDVASSEFYSDGVYEFEGGKKTAEEMAAYYEELLAKYPLVSIEDPLDENDWDGWATLTETIGAKVQLVGDDLFVTNPERLQRGIGSATANSLLVKVNQIGTLTETLDAVSLAQTNGYTTMISHRSGETEDTTIADLAVATNAGQIKAGAPARSERVAKYNQLLRIEEQLGDAARYAGRGAFPRFEA, translated from the coding sequence GTGGCCGAGATCGTTGCCGCAAACGCCCGTGAAATCCTGGATTCCCGGGGAAATCCCACCGTCGAGGTGGAAGTGCTGTTGGCCGATGAGTCCGTCGGTCGTGCCGGAGTTCCCTCCGGCGCCTCCACCGGAGAGTTCGAAGCCGTGGAGCTGCGCGACGGAGATCCGGAGCGCTACCTGGGCAAGGGAGTCACCCAAGCCGTCGACGCTGTCGTCGACGAGATCCACGAAGTCATCGTCGGGCTCGAAAGCGACGATCAGCGTCTCGTCGACCAGGCGCTCATCGAACTCGACGGCACCGACAACAAGTCCCGCCTCGGTGCGAACGCGATGCTCGGCACTTCTCTGGCCGTGGCCCGCGCGGCAGCGGTCTCGGCCGATCTGCCTCTTTACCGCTACCTCGGCGGACCGAACGCGCATGTCATGCCCGTGCCGATGATGAACATCCTCAACGGCGGGTCCCATGCGGACTCGAACGTCGACATCCAGGAATTCATGATCGCTCCGATCGGAGCCGCCAGCTTCCACGAAGCACTGCAGTGGAGCGTCGAGGTCTACCACGCGCTCAAGGGCGTGCTCAAAGAGCGCGGGCTCTCGACCGGCCTCGGCGATGAGGGCGGATTCGCTCCGAACCTCGACTCGAACGCCGCGGCACTCGATCTCATCTGTGAGGCCATCGACATCGCCGGCCACCGTCCCGGACGCGATATCGCCGTTGCCCTCGACGTGGCGTCCTCGGAGTTCTACTCCGACGGAGTCTACGAGTTCGAAGGCGGCAAGAAGACCGCTGAAGAGATGGCCGCCTACTATGAAGAGCTGCTGGCGAAGTACCCGCTCGTGTCGATCGAGGACCCACTCGACGAGAACGACTGGGACGGCTGGGCGACGCTGACCGAGACGATCGGTGCGAAAGTCCAGCTCGTCGGCGACGACCTGTTCGTGACGAACCCCGAGCGTCTGCAGCGCGGAATCGGCAGCGCCACGGCGAACTCGCTGCTGGTCAAGGTCAACCAGATCGGCACCCTGACCGAAACCCTCGACGCTGTGTCGCTGGCGCAGACAAACGGCTACACGACGATGATCTCGCACCGTTCCGGTGAAACCGAGGATACGACCATCGCCGACCTGGCCGTGGCGACCAACGCCGGTCAGATCAAGGCCGGTGCGCCAGCACGATCGGAGCGAGTCGCGAAGTACAACCAGCTGCTGCGCATCGAAGAGCAGCTCGGCGATGCCGCTCGCTACGCGGGCCGCGGCGCCTTCCCGCGCTTCGAAGCCTGA
- a CDS encoding rhomboid family intramembrane serine protease — protein sequence MAHLNTTVDRPHLLSRFAPVLILLGVMWVIEILDAILPVDLDAFSLQSWNPLSLYGLVTSPLLHSGFGHLLANTFPFIVLGIVIAFEGRRRFWAVTGITALSSGLGAWLTTLPGQHIVGASGIVFGFFGYLALRTWFTDDLLRKIIYFAIGLFLFVTYGASMIFGMLPQTNDISWQGHLFGFAGGVFAAWWLHRRPEKQKTD from the coding sequence GTGGCACACCTGAACACTACGGTCGACCGACCGCACCTGCTCTCCCGGTTCGCTCCGGTGCTGATTCTGCTGGGCGTCATGTGGGTCATCGAGATCCTCGATGCGATCCTCCCCGTCGACCTCGACGCCTTCAGCTTGCAGTCATGGAATCCGCTCTCGCTCTACGGCCTGGTCACCTCTCCGCTGCTGCATTCGGGATTCGGCCACCTCCTGGCCAACACCTTCCCGTTCATCGTCCTCGGAATCGTCATCGCGTTCGAAGGCAGGCGGCGCTTCTGGGCCGTCACGGGCATCACGGCGCTGAGCTCCGGACTCGGCGCATGGCTGACGACCCTGCCCGGCCAGCACATCGTCGGTGCCTCCGGCATCGTCTTCGGATTCTTCGGCTACCTCGCACTGCGCACCTGGTTCACCGATGACCTGCTGCGCAAGATCATCTACTTCGCCATCGGCCTGTTCCTCTTCGTCACCTACGGCGCATCGATGATCTTCGGGATGCTGCCGCAGACCAACGACATCTCCTGGCAGGGCCACCTGTTCGGATTCGCCGGCGGCGTCTTCGCCGCATGGTGGCTGCACCGTCGCCCGGAGAAGCAGAAGACGGACTGA
- a CDS encoding DUF501 domain-containing protein, translated as MITECTEADFAVLQDQLGRIPRGVFGIAARGISGEPLVVATAPRLEDGTPFPTTFYLTHPAYVAECSRLEASGIMAEWTVEIGEDDELAAAYAAAHRAYLDVRSEIGSAAGLAEVEEIKDYSAGGMPNRVKCLHALVGHSLSAGLGVNPIGDRALSLMNDVPPLAETAATTEPTD; from the coding sequence ATGATCACAGAGTGCACCGAGGCCGATTTCGCTGTCCTCCAAGACCAACTCGGACGCATTCCCCGAGGCGTCTTCGGCATCGCCGCCCGCGGCATCTCCGGTGAACCCCTCGTCGTCGCCACGGCCCCGCGCCTCGAGGACGGCACACCGTTCCCGACGACCTTCTATCTCACCCACCCCGCCTATGTGGCCGAATGCTCACGCCTGGAAGCGTCGGGAATCATGGCCGAATGGACAGTCGAGATCGGTGAGGACGATGAGCTCGCCGCCGCCTACGCCGCCGCACACCGGGCCTACCTCGACGTCCGTTCGGAGATCGGCTCCGCAGCGGGCCTGGCAGAGGTCGAGGAGATCAAGGACTACTCCGCCGGCGGAATGCCGAACCGGGTCAAATGCCTCCATGCCCTCGTCGGACATTCGCTGTCCGCCGGACTCGGCGTCAACCCGATCGGTGACCGTGCGCTGTCGCTCATGAACGATGTGCCGCCCCTCGCCGAGACCGCTGCCACCACCGAACCGACCGACTAG
- a CDS encoding Ppx/GppA phosphatase family protein, producing the protein MRVAAFDCGTNSLRLLIADVDADSTLTDLRRETRIVRLGQGVDATGEFAPEALERTFAVAKEFAEVAAEYQPEKLRFVATSASRDVKNRDEFFAGIFSILGVVPDVIAGEEEARLSFLGATARLEDADGPYAVMDLGGGSTELVLGHDDVQAAVSMDIGSVRLTERHMPVETPSEDQIQAALTDIDGQLDQAAQIVDFSAPRTFIGVAGTVTTVTAGILGLESYQRERIHGAHISVADVAAESRKLLAMDRQARTDLPYMHPGRVDVIGAGSLLFARIVARFDHAVTAAGGSLDIRISETDILDGTALDLALTSS; encoded by the coding sequence ATGCGAGTTGCTGCCTTCGACTGCGGGACGAACTCCCTGCGCCTGCTCATCGCCGACGTCGACGCCGACAGCACCCTCACGGATCTGCGCCGCGAGACTCGGATCGTCCGCCTCGGCCAAGGTGTCGACGCCACCGGAGAGTTCGCTCCCGAAGCGCTCGAACGCACCTTCGCCGTGGCGAAGGAATTCGCCGAGGTGGCCGCCGAGTACCAGCCGGAGAAGCTGAGATTCGTCGCGACCTCCGCTAGCCGCGACGTGAAGAACCGTGATGAGTTCTTCGCCGGGATCTTCTCGATCCTCGGCGTCGTCCCCGATGTCATCGCCGGTGAGGAAGAGGCCCGACTGTCCTTCCTCGGTGCCACAGCTCGTCTCGAAGATGCCGACGGGCCCTATGCCGTCATGGACCTCGGCGGCGGATCGACTGAACTCGTCCTCGGCCACGACGATGTCCAAGCCGCAGTGAGTATGGACATCGGCTCGGTGCGTCTGACCGAGCGCCATATGCCTGTCGAGACTCCCTCCGAGGACCAGATCCAGGCAGCCCTGACCGATATCGACGGTCAGCTCGACCAGGCTGCGCAGATCGTCGACTTCTCCGCCCCGCGCACCTTCATCGGCGTCGCCGGCACCGTCACCACCGTCACCGCAGGCATCCTCGGACTCGAGAGCTATCAGCGAGAGCGCATCCACGGAGCACATATCAGCGTCGCGGACGTGGCAGCCGAATCCCGCAAGCTCCTGGCCATGGACCGCCAGGCACGCACGGATCTGCCGTATATGCACCCCGGACGCGTCGATGTCATCGGCGCCGGATCGCTGCTATTCGCCCGGATCGTCGCCCGCTTCGACCATGCAGTGACAGCCGCCGGAGGATCACTCGACATTCGGATCTCCGAAACCGACATCCTGGACGGGACCGCGCTCGATCTCGCGCTGACGAGCTCGTGA
- a CDS encoding CsbD family protein codes for MGVDDKFDNKAEDLGGRAKETIGDVTGDEKLKAEGATDQLKAKTKDVGESVKDVGSSVKDKFSK; via the coding sequence ATGGGTGTTGACGACAAGTTCGACAACAAGGCCGAAGACCTCGGCGGTCGTGCCAAGGAGACCATCGGCGATGTGACCGGTGACGAAAAGCTCAAGGCCGAAGGTGCCACCGATCAGCTCAAGGCCAAGACCAAGGATGTCGGCGAGTCAGTCAAGGACGTCGGCTCATCGGTCAAGGACAAATTCTCGAAGTGA
- a CDS encoding MazG nucleotide pyrophosphohydrolase domain-containing protein, whose product MGEPDEHVDEGDEHGAVEPRLQQVIEAMATLRRRCPWSSRQDHQSLEKYASEETDELIVALEEFTTEPSVENRAAVVEELGDVFYQVLFHSALLDESSGHAYGHSLGTIIDGLEAKLIRRHPLAFTDDSGDEMASLEDVEREYRRIKAEEKVAAPGEDRTE is encoded by the coding sequence GTGGGTGAACCTGACGAACACGTGGATGAAGGTGACGAACATGGCGCCGTCGAACCGCGACTGCAACAGGTGATCGAAGCGATGGCGACGTTGCGGCGACGCTGCCCCTGGTCGAGCCGACAAGATCACCAGAGCCTCGAGAAGTACGCCAGTGAAGAGACCGACGAACTCATCGTCGCTCTCGAGGAGTTCACGACAGAACCCAGCGTTGAGAACCGGGCTGCTGTCGTCGAAGAGCTCGGCGATGTGTTCTACCAAGTGCTTTTCCACTCCGCCCTGCTCGATGAGAGCAGCGGGCACGCTTACGGCCACAGCCTCGGCACCATCATCGACGGCCTCGAGGCGAAACTCATCCGCCGTCATCCTCTCGCGTTCACCGACGATTCCGGGGATGAGATGGCGTCTTTGGAAGACGTCGAACGCGAGTACCGCCGGATCAAAGCTGAAGAGAAGGTCGCAGCGCCAGGAGAGGACAGAACCGAATGA
- a CDS encoding FtsB family cell division protein, with protein MVPSKPRRSAPKSAPGKATPRRRPTPVIESDADMDAEAHGRRMSMRTGIFLLVIAIVLLAFLSPLNAALKQAQQIAALNDEIETTKSEVKSLKEKNENLRDPDYIKRKAREDQYYVEKGKNAVIVTNQEAVDEESESERPARKQAWYLELLESIQETGNNVEKS; from the coding sequence ATGGTCCCGAGCAAGCCCAGAAGAAGTGCCCCGAAATCGGCTCCTGGCAAAGCCACTCCTCGTCGACGCCCGACACCGGTCATCGAATCCGATGCCGACATGGACGCCGAGGCGCACGGCCGACGCATGTCGATGCGCACGGGCATCTTCCTCCTCGTCATTGCCATCGTCCTCCTCGCATTCCTCTCGCCCCTGAACGCCGCGCTCAAGCAGGCCCAGCAGATCGCGGCTCTCAACGACGAGATCGAGACGACGAAATCCGAGGTCAAGAGCCTCAAGGAGAAGAATGAGAACCTCAGGGACCCCGACTACATCAAGCGCAAGGCCCGCGAAGACCAGTACTACGTAGAGAAGGGCAAGAACGCGGTCATCGTCACGAACCAAGAGGCCGTGGACGAGGAATCCGAGTCCGAACGGCCGGCTCGCAAGCAGGCCTGGTACCTTGAGTTGCTGGAGTCCATTCAGGAGACAGGCAACAACGTGGAGAAGAGCTGA